In the genome of Ostrinia nubilalis chromosome 30, ilOstNubi1.1, whole genome shotgun sequence, one region contains:
- the LOC135086118 gene encoding zinc finger protein 2-like: protein MNVTYSKKGPIYDPGICRCCGALKKCRILNLEYEYLGQKETYSDIFVECFGLMLSHLDGETKDRLICATCVSRLREASSFRRQVLQCEEKMLQSWIHVHSEGASGPPMVKKEFKIEVIKKEIEDDDMDHCEDNHDNGNALSDNIKVETNSKKVVTRNDELAKQQLLNKILKMKEKLKKIHPDKKLPKPKLKPPVRDKFVDEDSLMFQNAVTIVENSYVCPFQTSYSTYFCVYCKATFTDPNQLRDHTSKHDPKTFKSVFSKRKATYIDIERIDCRHCETKILDMDSFKTHIKDVHGKVVNNIKEEILKFRLKSDTISCTECDKTFVFFHALKRHMAEHFGSFVCDACGAHYFDRRSLELHTRNSHKSDERYACHECGKLFKSKHTMFFHVSSVHKKEAAFQCSKCDAVLFSDKDRYKHMLDVHGEAKIFPCDICGKVYTIKKNLREHNRTVHLKIFKHKCGICDRGFAQPSRLNEHVMSIHRNEKSFHCDICGKSYPRLHYLKIHIQSHNSQGP from the exons ATGAATGTTACGTACAGTAAAAAAGGTCCAATATACGACCCAGGGATATGTCGCTGCTGTGGAGCCCTTAAAAAGTGTCGTATATTGAACTTGGAGTACGAATATCTGGGCCAGAAAGAAACCTACTCTGATATCTTCGTTGAGTGTTTTGGACTAATG CTGTCCCATCTAGATGGCGAAACAAAAGACCGTTTAATATGCGCAACCTGCGTCAGTCGACTGCGCGAAGCCAGCTCCTTCCGTCGGCAGGTGCTGCAGTGTGAAGAGAAAATGCTGCAGAGTTGGATTCATGTCCATAGTGAAG GTGCATCTGGCCCTCCAATGGTGAAGAAGGAGTTCAAAATAGAAGTAATCAAAAAAGAAATTGAAGATGATGATATGGACCACTGTGAAGACAATCATGACAATG GTAATGCATTGTCGGACAATATAAAAGTAGAAACAAATAGTAAAAAAGTTGTCACTCGAAATGATGAGTTGGCCAAGCAACAGCTCCTGAACAAGATATTGAAAATGAAGGAGAAACTAAAGAAGATCCATCCAGATA AAAAGCTTCCAAAACCGAAACTCAAACCGCCGGTACGCGACAAATTCGTCGACGAAGATTCTCTAATGTTCCAAAACGCGGTCACCATCGTCGAAAATTCCTACGTCTGTCCTTTCCAGACTTCTTACAGCACTTACTTCTGTGTCTACTGCAAGGCTACATTCACGGACCCGAACCAACTTAGAGACCACACCTCGAAACATGATCCGAAAACTTTCAAAAGCGTGTTCAGCAAAAGAAAAGCAACATACATTGACATAGAAAGAATTGACTGCAGGCATTGTGAAACTAAAATATTAGATATGGACTCGTTTAAGACACATATTAAAGATGTACATGGGAAGGTAGTGAATAACATCAAAGAAGAAATCTTGAAGTTCCGACTCAAAAGCGACACGATATCCTGCACGGAGTGCGACAAAACTTTTGTGTTCTTTCACGCATTAAAAAGGCATATGGCCGAGCATTTCGGTTCCTTCGTCTGCGATGCCTGTGGGGCGCATTACTTCGACAGAAGATCTTTGGAGTTGCATACACGGAATTCTCACAAATCGGACGAGAGATACGCGTGCCACGAATGCGGGAAGCTGTTCAAAAGCAAGCATACAATGTTCTTTCACGTTTCCAGCGTGCATAAGAAAGAAGCGGCCTTTCAGTGCAGCAAATGTGACGCGGTGTTGTTCTCAGATAAAGATCGTTATAAGCACATGTTGGATGTTCACGGGGAAGCCAAAATATTTCCTTGCGACATCTGTGGGAAAGTGTACACTATTAAAAAGAACCTTAGGGAGCATAATCGGACGGTGCATTTGAAGATATTCAAGCACAAATGTGGTATTTGTGATCGGGGGTTCGCGCAGCCGTCTCGGTTGAACGAACATGTTATGTCGATACACAGGAACGAAAAGAGTTTCCATTGCGATATTTGTGGGAAGAGCTATCCTCGGCTGCATTATTTGAAGATTCATATTCAATCGCACAATTCGCAGGGGCCTTGA
- the LOC135085902 gene encoding uncharacterized protein LOC135085902 — translation MSVAKPKGPIFDPGLCRCCGTMKRCRVLNIEYENSGQKEVYSDMIMDCYGLLLSHLDGKPSERLVCATCVLRLREAFTFRKQVLRCEEAFLQMRMLDCEAGAQVAQMAEATVEGAPPAVCVKTEPPDDDSIAGDTLADLPDDEPDIKVEANDDSNQGDVPLVQRVRKKSTAPMLEINVAPLATPAKKAKPASELCFYPNRDSVLPMRDFVLPMRISSSPIE, via the exons ATGAGCGTGGCCAAGCCCAAGGGGCCAATATTTGACCCCGGGCTGTGCAGGTGTTGTGGGACTATGAAGAGGTGTCGTGTTTTGAACATTGAATACGAGAACAGCGGGCAAAAAGAAGTGTATTCTGATATGATAATGGATTGTTATGGCCTTCTG TTATCCCACCTAGACGGCAAGCCTTCAGAGCGTTTGGTGTGCGCTACATGTGTGTTGCGGCTCCGAGAGGCGTTCACCTTCAGGAAGCAGGTGCTGCGGTGTGAGGAAGCCTTTCTGCAGATGAGGATGTTGGACTGTGAAg CAGGGGCTCAAGTGGCCCAAATGGCGGAGGCGACGGTGGAGGGCGCTCCGCCGGCGGTCTGCGTCAAGACCGAGCCGCCCGACGACGACTCCATAGCCGGGGACACGCTGGCCGACCTGCCTGACG ATGAGCCCGACATCAAAGTGGAAGCAAACGACGACTCAAACCAAGGCGACGTACCACTAGTGCAGCGAGTGAGAAAAAAGTCCACTGCTCCGATGCTGGAGATCAATGTGGCTCCTCTCGCCACGCCTGCAAAGAAGGCCAAGCCTGCAAGTGAGTTATGTTTCTACCCGAACAGAGATTCCGTCCTCCCCATGCGAGATTTCGTCCTCCCCATGCGAATTTCGTCCTCCCCAATTGAGTGA